In Anaerobacillus isosaccharinicus, one genomic interval encodes:
- the hemY gene encoding protoporphyrinogen oxidase, whose amino-acid sequence MSKKRVAIIGGGITGITVAYYLQKEILASGLDCEYRLYEKSQKLGGKISTDYRNGFVIEMGPDSFLARKQSATRLAKEVGLEKELVYNGSGGAFILNNDKLYPIPGGAIMGIPTQMVPFATTNLFSPLGKLRAAGDLFLPRATDPDVDMSLGSFFRKRLGNEIVDNLIEPLLSGIYAGDIDKLSLMATFPQFHQVEQKYRSLILGMKKATPPKPKGAPKTKPKGMFLSFKRGLQSLVDGVEKYLDEEAVVKGVGLVNLEKKGEVYELTFSNGVVETFDYVVMATPHHVTEEALRNYSFVQSLADIPSTSVATIAMAFPQSAIKKDINGTGFVVSKKNDYNITACTWTHKKWHHSTPEGYALLRCYVGRAGNDAIVDWSDEEIINAVLTDLNKTMQIDEKPEFHIIRRWKDSMPQYVVGHKQRIDELKEQLQKQLPGVYVVGGSFEGIGVPDCIDQGEAVITKLKQQLA is encoded by the coding sequence ATGAGTAAAAAAAGAGTAGCTATTATCGGTGGCGGAATAACAGGTATTACAGTTGCTTACTATTTACAAAAAGAAATATTAGCTAGTGGCTTAGACTGTGAGTACCGTCTATATGAGAAATCTCAAAAACTTGGTGGAAAAATTTCAACAGATTACCGTAATGGCTTTGTCATTGAAATGGGCCCTGATTCGTTTCTAGCAAGAAAGCAAAGTGCAACAAGACTTGCTAAAGAAGTTGGTCTAGAAAAAGAATTAGTTTATAACGGGAGTGGCGGAGCGTTTATTCTTAATAATGACAAGTTATACCCAATTCCTGGTGGTGCGATTATGGGGATTCCAACACAAATGGTCCCTTTTGCTACGACAAATCTTTTTTCTCCATTAGGAAAACTTAGAGCTGCTGGTGATTTATTTCTACCTAGAGCAACTGATCCGGATGTGGATATGTCGCTAGGAAGTTTTTTTAGAAAACGGTTAGGTAATGAGATTGTTGATAATTTAATTGAGCCACTACTTTCAGGGATTTATGCAGGGGATATTGATAAATTAAGCTTAATGGCTACATTTCCCCAATTCCACCAGGTAGAGCAAAAATATCGTAGTCTTATTCTTGGAATGAAAAAAGCGACACCACCTAAGCCAAAAGGTGCCCCAAAGACAAAACCTAAAGGAATGTTTTTGTCATTTAAACGTGGTCTCCAATCATTAGTGGACGGTGTTGAGAAATATTTAGATGAAGAAGCTGTTGTTAAAGGTGTCGGCTTAGTAAACCTTGAGAAAAAGGGAGAGGTTTACGAACTAACTTTTTCAAATGGGGTAGTTGAAACATTTGATTATGTTGTTATGGCAACACCACACCATGTGACAGAAGAAGCATTAAGAAACTATTCTTTTGTCCAATCGTTAGCAGACATTCCATCTACATCAGTTGCTACGATTGCGATGGCTTTCCCACAATCTGCAATTAAAAAAGATATTAACGGCACAGGCTTTGTTGTATCAAAGAAAAATGATTACAATATCACGGCTTGTACGTGGACGCATAAAAAATGGCATCATTCAACTCCAGAAGGCTATGCGTTATTACGCTGCTATGTAGGGCGTGCTGGAAATGATGCAATCGTAGACTGGTCTGATGAGGAAATCATTAACGCTGTGTTGACGGATTTAAACAAGACAATGCAAATTGATGAAAAACCTGAATTCCATATCATTCGTCGTTGGAAAGACTCTATGCCACAGTATGTTGTCGGTCATAAACAACGAATTGATGAGTTAAAAGAACAGCTTCAAAAGCAATTACCAGGTGTATATGTGGTAGGGGGTTCATTTGAAGGAATTGGCGTACCAGATTGTATTGACCAAGGTGAAGCTGTGATAACGAAGTTGAAGCAACAGTTAGCGTAA
- a CDS encoding ABC transporter ATP-binding protein, whose amino-acid sequence MTHVVIKDVEKTFYNKVEKTSFTVFNNINLTIKKGEFVSLLGPSGCGKSTLLNIVAGLDKASNGVVKIGTKEVSGPGSDRGVVFQEAALMPWLTVLENVTFGLKKQKISKEAAEKKALEYLKLVHLSKFVGSYPHELSGGMKQRVSIARALAMDPEILLMDEPFGALDEQTRSMLHKEVQFIWEQTGKTIIFVTHNIRESVLLSDRIVLMGTRPGGIIQEFPVNLPRPRKPSSPEFIKLEEDIMSLLAGEIEKVMKEEMGDDYNTKKASLLYSSNRNMGEHI is encoded by the coding sequence ATGACCCACGTAGTAATAAAAGACGTTGAAAAAACGTTTTATAATAAAGTTGAAAAGACTTCATTTACCGTATTCAATAACATTAACCTAACAATAAAAAAAGGGGAGTTTGTCTCTTTACTAGGTCCCTCTGGATGTGGAAAGTCTACTTTACTAAATATTGTCGCAGGTCTAGATAAAGCTAGCAATGGCGTTGTCAAAATCGGTACTAAGGAAGTTAGTGGCCCAGGTTCTGATCGAGGTGTTGTTTTCCAAGAAGCAGCATTAATGCCATGGTTGACAGTTCTAGAAAATGTAACATTTGGACTAAAAAAACAAAAGATTAGCAAAGAAGCAGCTGAAAAAAAAGCGTTAGAATATTTAAAGCTTGTTCACCTAAGTAAGTTCGTTGGTTCATATCCACATGAACTTTCAGGCGGAATGAAGCAACGTGTTTCTATAGCAAGAGCACTTGCTATGGATCCCGAAATATTACTAATGGATGAACCTTTTGGAGCACTGGACGAGCAAACAAGATCAATGCTTCATAAAGAAGTTCAATTTATTTGGGAGCAAACAGGAAAAACAATTATTTTTGTAACTCATAACATTCGTGAATCAGTTCTTTTATCAGATCGAATTGTTTTAATGGGAACAAGACCTGGCGGAATTATTCAAGAATTCCCAGTCAATCTACCAAGACCACGAAAACCTTCTTCACCAGAATTTATTAAACTCGAAGAAGACATTATGAGTTTATTAGCTGGTGAGATTGAGAAAGTAATGAAGGAGGAGATGGGTGATGACTACAACACTAAGAAGGCTAGCCTTCTTTACAGCTCTAATCGCAATATGGGAGAGCATATATAG
- a CDS encoding ABC transporter permease, translating into MTTTLRRLAFFTALIAIWESIYRLNGEFSFFSTRFFPSPSGAIQQLYKGFFETGILSNALFTSLQRISLGFTLALLIGVSLGILLGRSKLADETLGSLVIALQSIPSIVWLPIALIFFGQGNTAIIFIIVLGGTWAMTMNVRMGIKNVQPLLIRAALTMGYKGSELVWKVMIPASIPAALTGARLAWAFGWRALMAGELLGRGGLGRTLLDARDMFNMDLVIAIMVIISVIGLIVEYLIFAPIERKVMTRWGLAK; encoded by the coding sequence ATGACTACAACACTAAGAAGGCTAGCCTTCTTTACAGCTCTAATCGCAATATGGGAGAGCATATATAGGTTAAATGGAGAATTTAGCTTTTTTAGCACAAGATTTTTCCCGTCTCCAAGTGGAGCTATTCAACAATTATACAAAGGATTCTTTGAAACTGGCATTCTAAGCAACGCCTTATTTACTAGTTTACAAAGAATTAGCTTAGGTTTCACCTTAGCCCTCTTAATTGGAGTTTCCCTAGGTATATTATTAGGACGCTCAAAACTTGCTGACGAAACACTTGGATCACTTGTTATTGCGCTTCAATCAATACCGAGTATTGTTTGGTTACCAATAGCGCTTATCTTCTTTGGACAAGGAAATACAGCGATTATCTTTATTATTGTTTTAGGTGGAACATGGGCGATGACAATGAATGTTAGAATGGGGATTAAAAATGTTCAACCACTTCTAATTAGAGCAGCACTAACAATGGGCTATAAAGGCTCTGAGCTTGTTTGGAAAGTGATGATCCCAGCCTCTATCCCAGCAGCATTAACAGGTGCTCGACTTGCTTGGGCATTCGGTTGGCGCGCCTTAATGGCAGGGGAACTTTTAGGCCGTGGCGGTCTTGGAAGAACACTACTTGATGCAAGAGACATGTTTAATATGGATTTAGTTATTGCAATTATGGTCATTATTTCAGTGATTGGATTAATTGTTGAGTATTTAATTTTTGCTCCAATCGAAAGGAAAGTTATGACTCGTTGGGGATTGGCTAAGTAA
- the obgE gene encoding GTPase ObgE, translating to MFVDKVTVYVKGGDGGNGMVAFRREKYIPDGGPAGGDGGSGANVVFEVEEGLRTLMDFRYQRHFKAQRGEHGRSKSQHGKNAPDFVIKVPPGTTVIDEDTKTTIADLVNHGQRAIIAKGGRGGRGNCRFATPTNPAPEIAENGEPGQERNITLELKLLADVGLVGFPSVGKSTLLSVVSAARPKIAEYHFTTIKPNLGVVEVEEGRSFVMADLPGLIEGAHLGVGLGHQFLRHIERTKVIVHVIDMSGLEGRDPYDDYVKIKQELKEYNLRLTERPEIIVANKMDMPDSEDNLAYFKEQLGQDVPIFPISAITRQGLRELILAVADKVDTTSEFPLVEEEVESRIVYRHEKAEEPYKITKDDDGVFVLSGPDLEKLFKMTDFTRDESIRRFARQMRGMGVDATLRELGAKDGDLVRILKFEFEFVE from the coding sequence ATGTTTGTAGATAAGGTTACGGTATATGTAAAAGGTGGCGACGGTGGTAACGGAATGGTTGCATTCCGTCGTGAGAAATATATTCCAGATGGTGGGCCAGCTGGGGGTGATGGTGGTAGTGGAGCGAATGTTGTCTTTGAAGTCGAAGAAGGCTTAAGAACATTAATGGATTTCCGTTATCAACGTCATTTTAAGGCCCAACGTGGAGAACATGGTAGATCTAAAAGTCAGCATGGAAAAAATGCTCCAGATTTTGTTATTAAAGTTCCTCCAGGAACAACGGTTATTGATGAGGATACTAAAACAACAATTGCTGATTTAGTAAATCATGGACAACGCGCGATTATTGCTAAAGGTGGTCGTGGTGGTCGCGGGAATTGTCGTTTTGCAACTCCTACGAACCCAGCACCGGAAATCGCTGAAAATGGAGAACCTGGTCAAGAGCGTAATATTACTCTTGAGCTTAAACTGCTTGCAGATGTGGGACTTGTAGGGTTCCCAAGTGTAGGTAAATCAACCCTTTTATCCGTTGTGTCAGCGGCAAGGCCTAAAATTGCTGAGTATCATTTCACAACAATTAAACCGAACTTAGGTGTAGTCGAGGTCGAAGAAGGTCGTAGCTTTGTTATGGCTGACTTGCCTGGTTTAATTGAAGGTGCTCACTTAGGTGTTGGATTAGGACATCAATTTTTGAGACATATTGAAAGAACAAAGGTTATTGTTCACGTTATTGATATGTCTGGTTTAGAAGGACGAGACCCTTACGATGACTACGTAAAAATCAAACAAGAACTTAAAGAATACAATCTTCGCTTAACAGAGCGTCCAGAAATCATTGTGGCTAATAAAATGGACATGCCTGATTCTGAAGACAATTTAGCTTATTTCAAAGAACAGTTAGGACAAGATGTCCCGATATTCCCGATTTCAGCTATTACAAGACAAGGCTTAAGAGAACTAATTTTAGCAGTTGCCGATAAAGTAGACACGACATCAGAGTTTCCACTTGTTGAAGAAGAAGTGGAAAGTAGAATTGTTTATCGCCACGAAAAAGCTGAAGAACCGTATAAAATTACTAAAGACGATGATGGTGTATTTGTACTTTCCGGTCCTGACTTAGAGAAGCTCTTTAAAATGACCGATTTCACAAGAGATGAATCAATTCGTCGTTTTGCACGTCAAATGAGAGGAATGGGCGTAGATGCTACTCTTCGTGAGCTTGGAGCTAAAGACGGCGACCTAGTTCGTATCTTAAAATTTGAATTTGAGTTTGTTGAATAA
- a CDS encoding Spo0B C-terminal domain-containing protein yields MKDEWNILQILRHSRHDWLNVMQLIKGNLALKKYDRVEEIIQEVVNQSQHESKLSNLSIPNFANEILVFNWEKGNHFQLEFEVIGECQNLNLFENRLQKWFHQFSFALNESCEQYGDNHLQLTIELLEDEFPRFTFDFQGKLTNDEKIKKIVENENNWNEQMQLVESYISKEEFYVTFKLIN; encoded by the coding sequence ATGAAAGATGAGTGGAACATCCTACAAATACTTCGGCATTCTCGGCATGATTGGCTTAACGTTATGCAATTAATTAAAGGTAATCTTGCTTTAAAAAAATACGATCGTGTAGAGGAAATTATTCAAGAGGTTGTGAACCAATCCCAACATGAAAGTAAACTTTCAAACCTTAGTATTCCCAATTTTGCCAATGAAATTTTAGTTTTTAATTGGGAGAAAGGAAACCATTTTCAACTAGAGTTTGAAGTAATTGGAGAATGTCAAAACCTTAATTTATTTGAAAATCGCTTGCAGAAGTGGTTTCATCAGTTTTCATTTGCTTTAAATGAAAGCTGTGAACAATATGGCGATAATCATTTACAGTTAACGATAGAGCTACTAGAAGATGAGTTCCCACGTTTTACGTTTGATTTTCAAGGAAAGTTAACTAATGATGAAAAAATAAAAAAAATTGTCGAGAACGAAAACAATTGGAATGAACAAATGCAATTAGTGGAATCTTATATTAGTAAGGAAGAGTTTTACGTAACATTTAAGCTAATAAATTAA
- the hemH gene encoding ferrochelatase, whose amino-acid sequence MSKKTIGLLVMAYGTPRSIEEIEPYYTHIRRGRKPSDEMLNELTERYEAIGGISPLAKITEEQGQGLEKKLNELNEDVQFKLYLGLKHIDPFIEDAVDQMKSDGIEEAVSIVLAPHYSTFSVKSYNGRAKEHSEKINGPKIHSIDSWYDHPQFIQYWADEIKKTVASMTEEQFNNSVVIFSAHSLPEKILQNGDPYPDQLKETADLIAKEAGIVNYTIGWQSEGNTPDPWIGPDVQDLTRDLYNEKGYKAFVYCPVGFVADHLEVLFDNDIECKVVTDDLGVAYFRPEMPNAKPKFIDCLADVVMNKLAEKESDR is encoded by the coding sequence ATGTCTAAAAAAACGATTGGATTACTTGTTATGGCTTATGGGACTCCCCGAAGTATCGAGGAAATTGAGCCGTATTACACACATATTAGACGTGGAAGAAAGCCTTCAGATGAGATGCTGAATGAACTGACAGAGCGTTATGAAGCAATTGGTGGTATTTCGCCATTAGCGAAAATCACAGAAGAACAAGGGCAAGGCTTAGAAAAAAAGCTTAATGAATTAAATGAAGATGTTCAATTTAAACTTTACTTAGGGTTAAAGCATATCGACCCATTTATCGAAGATGCCGTTGATCAAATGAAATCAGATGGGATTGAAGAAGCAGTAAGTATCGTATTAGCACCTCATTATTCAACATTTAGCGTTAAATCCTACAACGGTCGTGCAAAGGAACATTCAGAGAAAATAAATGGCCCAAAAATACATAGCATTGATAGCTGGTACGATCATCCTCAGTTTATTCAATATTGGGCAGATGAAATTAAGAAGACGGTAGCTAGTATGACTGAAGAACAATTTAATAATTCAGTCGTTATTTTCTCTGCTCATAGCTTGCCGGAGAAAATTTTACAAAATGGTGATCCATATCCAGACCAACTAAAAGAAACGGCTGATTTAATTGCAAAAGAAGCTGGCATTGTGAACTATACGATCGGTTGGCAAAGTGAAGGAAATACGCCTGATCCTTGGATTGGACCTGATGTTCAAGATTTAACGAGAGATCTCTATAATGAAAAAGGTTATAAAGCATTTGTATATTGCCCAGTTGGTTTTGTTGCTGACCACCTTGAGGTTCTGTTCGATAACGATATTGAGTGCAAAGTCGTTACTGATGATTTAGGTGTTGCTTATTTCCGTCCAGAGATGCCAAATGCTAAGCCGAAATTCATTGATTGTTTAGCTGATGTTGTGATGAATAAGTTAGCCGAGAAAGAAAGTGATCGCTAA
- a CDS encoding aliphatic sulfonate ABC transporter substrate-binding protein has protein sequence MKRFFTVTLLALLLGVLAACGSSKSESVAIGFFPNLDHAAAIVGKEKGFFEEEMTGKELDFTSFPNGNDFIEALDNNAIQLGYVGPGPAINYFLAGGDIVVLGAAANGATLIVAREGSGIETLEDFAGKSFCTPGNGCTHNVQLEIMLQDMGLTTTRRGGVVDHQPRVNPANMMIMFESGEIDAAAAPEPWGTYLVEEFGAKVITEWNEVYLGETLASVVVVTTPKFLKENPEAVDQFLKAHKRAVDYTYENTADTLVTINDHLFNISQQRLPESVLENAWKRMVVTTETHADALQAWATASYELNFIDNEPNLEGFVDTSRLDKIISGN, from the coding sequence GTGAAAAGATTTTTTACAGTAACATTATTGGCATTATTATTAGGAGTACTAGCTGCTTGTGGGTCGTCTAAATCAGAATCTGTAGCTATCGGATTTTTTCCAAACTTAGATCATGCAGCCGCTATCGTTGGAAAAGAAAAAGGTTTCTTTGAAGAAGAAATGACAGGGAAAGAGCTTGATTTCACTTCTTTCCCAAATGGAAATGACTTTATTGAAGCATTAGATAACAATGCAATTCAATTAGGTTATGTTGGACCTGGGCCAGCAATTAACTACTTTTTAGCTGGTGGAGACATTGTTGTATTAGGTGCTGCTGCGAACGGAGCAACATTAATTGTTGCTAGAGAAGGTTCTGGAATTGAAACGCTAGAAGACTTTGCTGGTAAGTCATTTTGTACTCCAGGAAATGGTTGCACGCATAACGTTCAGTTAGAAATTATGTTACAAGACATGGGCTTAACAACGACAAGACGTGGTGGAGTAGTAGACCATCAACCACGTGTTAACCCGGCAAATATGATGATCATGTTTGAATCAGGTGAAATTGACGCTGCTGCGGCACCTGAACCTTGGGGAACTTATTTAGTTGAAGAATTTGGCGCAAAAGTAATTACTGAGTGGAATGAAGTTTATTTAGGCGAAACATTAGCAAGTGTTGTTGTTGTAACAACTCCTAAATTTTTAAAAGAAAATCCAGAAGCAGTTGATCAGTTTTTAAAAGCTCATAAGCGTGCAGTTGATTACACGTATGAGAATACAGCGGACACATTAGTAACAATTAACGATCATCTTTTCAACATTTCACAACAAAGACTTCCTGAGTCTGTATTAGAAAATGCTTGGAAGCGTATGGTCGTTACAACTGAAACTCATGCAGATGCACTTCAAGCATGGGCAACTGCTTCATATGAATTAAATTTCATTGACAATGAACCAAACCTTGAAGGCTTTGTAGATACTTCAAGACTTGATAAAATTATTTCAGGAAACTAA